The Alteromonas stellipolaris genome includes a region encoding these proteins:
- a CDS encoding alkaline phosphatase, whose protein sequence is MNRTWKTKLSALALVASSGLQAAVLPEHQTDNAWYSDAQSKLTEKLVTNNQFKAKNVILFVGDGMGVSTLTSARIYKGQLEGGLGEEGYLAFESFPHTALVKTYNVDAQTPDSAGTMTAMMSGLKTDVGVIGVDEDIERGECATVAGNEVITALELAEIKGLATGIISTARITHATPAATYAKSADRNWEDISDMPEEAAAAGCIDIADQLVNFESFLEERYTGIDVDGIEVVMGGGRRHFLPKDASFNSADAVSEVEGDRTDDRDLTAEWQQMYENGVYVVDQAGFDTLDTESTERVFALFNESHMQYEADRANDVAGEPSIAEMTEAAVNILDNNDAGFFLMVESGRIDHAHHAGNAAGALTDTLAFEAAVMAAYENTDPSETLILVTADHGHVFTIAGYPKRGNPILGKVVNVGAEEPATASDGTPYTTLGYTNGLGFRDLGTETDSDEGYNYDNAAGRVDLTDVDTTTAGYHQEALIPLGSETHSGEDIALHATGPGSQLAQGVIEQNVVFHLINQALGLINE, encoded by the coding sequence ATGAATCGTACTTGGAAAACGAAGTTAAGTGCTCTTGCACTTGTTGCTTCATCTGGTTTGCAAGCAGCTGTTTTACCCGAACACCAAACAGATAACGCATGGTATTCAGACGCGCAAAGCAAACTTACTGAAAAACTAGTGACAAACAACCAGTTCAAAGCCAAAAACGTGATTTTGTTTGTAGGCGACGGAATGGGTGTTTCTACGCTTACTTCTGCGCGCATCTACAAAGGGCAGCTTGAAGGCGGTTTGGGCGAAGAAGGTTATTTGGCATTTGAAAGCTTTCCTCACACAGCCTTAGTTAAAACCTACAATGTTGATGCACAAACTCCAGACTCAGCGGGCACTATGACCGCGATGATGTCAGGCCTAAAAACGGATGTAGGTGTTATTGGCGTTGATGAAGATATTGAACGCGGTGAATGCGCTACTGTTGCCGGCAATGAAGTTATTACTGCACTTGAACTTGCTGAAATTAAAGGTTTAGCGACCGGTATTATCTCTACTGCACGTATTACACACGCTACGCCTGCGGCCACTTACGCTAAATCGGCTGACCGCAACTGGGAAGATATTTCAGATATGCCAGAAGAGGCTGCTGCGGCCGGTTGTATTGATATTGCCGACCAACTAGTCAATTTTGAGAGCTTCCTAGAAGAAAGATACACAGGTATTGATGTAGACGGTATTGAAGTTGTTATGGGCGGTGGCCGTCGTCACTTCTTACCTAAAGACGCGTCATTTAACAGCGCCGATGCGGTTAGCGAAGTAGAAGGCGATCGTACAGACGATCGTGACCTTACCGCAGAATGGCAGCAGATGTATGAAAATGGTGTTTATGTTGTTGATCAAGCAGGTTTCGACACTTTAGACACTGAATCAACAGAACGGGTTTTTGCTTTGTTCAACGAGTCACACATGCAGTACGAAGCAGACCGCGCCAATGACGTAGCGGGCGAGCCATCTATTGCTGAAATGACCGAAGCTGCGGTAAACATTTTAGATAACAACGATGCTGGTTTCTTCTTAATGGTTGAGTCAGGCCGAATTGACCACGCCCACCACGCTGGTAATGCAGCCGGTGCACTTACAGATACTTTGGCGTTTGAAGCCGCTGTTATGGCTGCTTATGAAAACACAGATCCATCGGAGACACTTATCTTAGTGACTGCTGATCACGGCCATGTATTTACTATTGCAGGCTATCCAAAACGCGGTAATCCCATTTTAGGTAAAGTGGTCAATGTTGGAGCAGAAGAACCTGCAACAGCGTCTGACGGCACGCCATATACCACATTAGGTTACACCAACGGCTTAGGTTTTCGTGACCTTGGAACAGAAACCGATTCTGATGAAGGCTACAACTACGATAATGCGGCAGGTCGTGTGGACTTGACCGATGTAGATACCACTACCGCCGGGTATCACCAAGAAGCACTTATTCCACTTGGATCTGAAACTCACTCTGGTGAAGATATAGCATTACACGCAACCGGACCAGGAAGTCAATTAGCACAAGGTGTGATAGAACAAAATGTTGTTTTCCACCTAATCAACCAAGCCCTTGGCCTGATAAACGAATAA
- a CDS encoding alkaline phosphatase, translating to MKLFKLSIVALAVAGLTACSLEGDDGNDGAAGVDGSNGLNSLTVQTALAVGDANCPNSGVQFDSGLDTNADGTLGSDEITDTSYVCSPGSSEVATGELLTTLNNDWFIAASAEVENNKQVWMDATGTSASISSANIEVAQVANDEELQAMVADLRGKAKNVILFVGDGMGISTITAARILDGQLKGLDGEENQLSFGKFPFSGLSKTYNVDAQTPDSAGTMTAMVSGVKTDVGVIGVDEDIERGECSTVAGNELVTALELAEIAGKSTGIISTARITHATPAATYAKSADRNWEDISDMPEDAVTAGCLDIADQLVNFETNLEANYEGLDVDGLEVVMGGGRRHFLPKDAAFNSIDAASEVEGDRTDGRDLTAEWQEMYENGVYIVDQSGFDGLDTETTERVFGLFNESHMQYEADRGNDIAGEPSVAEMTEAAINILDNNDEGFFLMVESGRIDHAHHAGNAYGALYDTLAFADAVAMADELTNDEDTLIIVTADHGHVFTIAGYPKRGNPILGKVVNVGADEAATASDGTPYTTLGYTNGLGFRNLGDETNSDAGYATAYDTGRKDLTDIDTTTPGYHQEALVPMGSETHSGEDVSIHAKGPGAFLVNGTNEQSVIFHIMDFAGDFVTQADAVVE from the coding sequence ATGAAACTTTTTAAATTGAGTATTGTTGCATTAGCAGTTGCCGGCCTAACCGCTTGCTCTCTTGAAGGTGACGACGGTAATGATGGCGCAGCAGGAGTTGATGGCTCAAATGGCCTTAACAGCTTAACCGTGCAAACTGCGTTAGCGGTAGGTGATGCAAACTGCCCGAATAGCGGTGTACAGTTTGATTCTGGCCTAGATACCAATGCAGATGGCACGTTAGGTAGCGACGAGATTACCGATACAAGCTACGTTTGTTCTCCAGGCAGTTCTGAAGTTGCAACCGGTGAGCTACTTACTACTTTGAACAATGACTGGTTTATAGCCGCCAGTGCAGAAGTGGAAAACAACAAGCAAGTGTGGATGGATGCGACCGGCACCTCAGCAAGCATATCTAGCGCTAATATCGAAGTAGCTCAAGTAGCTAATGATGAAGAATTACAGGCTATGGTAGCCGACCTTCGCGGTAAAGCGAAAAACGTTATTCTGTTCGTTGGTGACGGCATGGGCATTTCAACCATTACAGCCGCACGAATTCTAGATGGCCAATTAAAAGGGCTTGATGGCGAAGAAAACCAGCTTAGCTTTGGTAAATTCCCATTCTCTGGACTGTCTAAAACGTATAACGTTGATGCACAAACTCCAGACTCTGCTGGCACCATGACAGCCATGGTAAGCGGTGTAAAAACAGATGTAGGTGTTATTGGTGTTGATGAAGACATTGAGCGAGGCGAATGCAGTACGGTTGCTGGCAACGAACTCGTAACCGCATTAGAACTTGCAGAAATAGCGGGGAAATCTACCGGTATTATATCTACTGCTCGTATTACTCATGCTACGCCAGCCGCTACTTACGCCAAGTCAGCCGATCGCAACTGGGAGGATATATCTGATATGCCTGAAGATGCGGTTACTGCTGGCTGCCTTGATATTGCTGATCAGCTAGTAAACTTCGAAACTAACTTAGAAGCTAACTATGAAGGCTTAGACGTTGATGGCTTAGAAGTAGTAATGGGTGGCGGCCGCCGCCACTTTCTTCCCAAAGATGCTGCATTTAATAGTATAGATGCTGCAAGCGAAGTTGAAGGTGATAGAACGGATGGCCGAGACCTTACCGCAGAATGGCAAGAAATGTATGAAAATGGTGTTTATATTGTCGACCAATCTGGTTTTGATGGCTTAGACACTGAAACGACAGAACGCGTATTTGGTTTATTTAATGAATCGCACATGCAATATGAAGCTGATCGCGGCAACGATATTGCTGGTGAGCCTTCGGTGGCAGAAATGACTGAAGCGGCTATCAATATTCTTGATAATAACGATGAAGGCTTCTTCCTTATGGTTGAATCGGGTCGTATTGACCATGCTCACCATGCTGGAAATGCTTATGGTGCTTTATACGACACTTTAGCCTTTGCAGATGCTGTTGCCATGGCTGACGAGCTGACTAACGATGAAGATACACTTATTATTGTTACTGCTGACCACGGCCATGTATTTACCATTGCAGGCTACCCTAAACGTGGTAATCCTATATTAGGTAAAGTGGTAAATGTTGGCGCTGATGAAGCCGCTACCGCGTCTGATGGTACACCCTATACCACATTGGGTTACACCAATGGTCTTGGCTTCAGAAACCTTGGCGATGAAACCAATTCAGATGCGGGTTACGCTACAGCGTACGATACAGGTCGCAAAGACCTTACTGATATCGACACCACAACCCCGGGTTATCACCAAGAAGCGTTAGTTCCAATGGGCTCAGAAACTCACTCAGGAGAAGACGTGAGTATTCATGCTAAGGGCCCTGGCGCTTTCCTAGTAAATGGTACAAACGAACAAAGCGTAATCTTCCATATTATGGACT
- the lpxH gene encoding UDP-2,3-diacylglucosamine diphosphatase: protein MSFTYFIADLHLSADRPDITGCLIQFLENEAKEADALYVLGDLFEVWIGDDDVTPFNTAVAEAFKTLSQHVPIYFMHGNRDFAIREGWANKAGMTLINEPTVIDLYGTPTLITHGDELCTNDVAYQKFRKKSRGWWWPRLMLALPLWYRRRVARNGRAESKENQKHLKPDIMDVTPTEVVKVMERHKVQRLIHGHTHRPNIHSLTTNGKPATRIVLGDWYDQGSTLCVSRSNVMLQHHSFK from the coding sequence ATGTCATTTACTTACTTCATCGCCGATTTACACCTAAGTGCAGACCGCCCAGATATCACCGGGTGTTTAATACAGTTCTTAGAAAATGAAGCCAAAGAGGCCGATGCCCTTTATGTATTGGGCGACTTATTTGAAGTATGGATTGGCGATGATGACGTTACCCCATTTAATACCGCTGTTGCAGAGGCATTCAAGACTTTAAGCCAACATGTGCCTATCTATTTCATGCATGGCAATCGAGATTTTGCTATACGCGAAGGCTGGGCAAATAAAGCGGGCATGACACTCATCAACGAACCCACTGTCATTGACTTATACGGGACACCCACACTTATCACCCATGGCGATGAGCTGTGCACCAACGATGTGGCTTATCAAAAATTCAGAAAGAAATCTCGCGGTTGGTGGTGGCCAAGGCTAATGCTGGCCCTACCTTTATGGTACAGACGCCGGGTTGCAAGAAATGGCCGAGCGGAAAGTAAAGAAAACCAAAAGCACCTTAAACCAGACATCATGGATGTGACACCCACAGAAGTGGTTAAGGTCATGGAGCGACATAAAGTACAGCGCTTAATTCATGGACACACACACCGACCCAACATCCACTCACTGACAACAAATGGCAAACCCGCAACCCGAATCGTATTGGGTGACTGGTACGATCAAGGCAGCACTTTGTGTGTGTCACGCTCTAATGTTATGTTACAACATCACAGTTTTAAGTAG
- a CDS encoding peptidylprolyl isomerase yields the protein MVTLKTNFGDITLELFEDKAPKTVENFLAYVKEGFYDDTIFHRVIDGFMIQGGGFTADMDQKDTKDTIENEANNGVANEIGTIAMARTNDPHSATAQFFINVGNNSFLNHTSESVNGWGYCAFGKVTDGMDVVEKIKSVKTGSSGYHQDVPAEPVIIEKAVVA from the coding sequence ATGGTTACTCTCAAAACAAACTTTGGTGATATCACCCTAGAATTATTTGAAGACAAAGCCCCTAAAACCGTAGAAAATTTCTTAGCTTATGTTAAAGAAGGTTTTTACGATGACACTATTTTTCACCGTGTCATTGACGGTTTCATGATTCAAGGCGGTGGTTTCACTGCAGATATGGATCAAAAAGACACCAAAGATACCATTGAAAATGAAGCAAACAACGGCGTTGCTAACGAGATTGGTACTATTGCGATGGCTCGTACTAACGATCCGCATTCAGCAACTGCGCAATTTTTCATTAACGTTGGCAACAACAGCTTCCTTAACCACACTAGCGAATCAGTAAACGGCTGGGGCTACTGTGCGTTTGGTAAAGTTACCGACGGAATGGACGTAGTTGAAAAAATCAAAAGCGTGAAAACCGGTTCAAGCGGTTATCACCAAGATGTGCCAGCAGAGCCTGTTATTATTGAAAAAGCAGTTGTAGCCTAG